A genomic segment from Neodiprion lecontei isolate iyNeoLeco1 chromosome 1, iyNeoLeco1.1, whole genome shotgun sequence encodes:
- the LOC124296632 gene encoding outer dynein arm-docking complex subunit 4-like: protein MTDWFADSTLGARTPLCRPKHRFNPLPNVFLRGETATETSDEPQETTIAHAEARARIRQRRNGSRLLRGTDRQFAEALHREADNLHYKGDYETALVLYHRAASVCPRDSSHGVAARRTAAAINALTHPSKALNMLLPKTKNGAQQAAVICPESAALRASRILAESSDPVSVVPQILGFFDKRTDFWRTPKPQTPPQPRRNVTTVERRAVTVTEGIRRMEMALNNGDLVTVLRIGDEVRINLDHDFYTDSTTLLRCQATTNRLITLAYLALKRHDRATAAAAKMTRAASAIDVPLLMTQALVTLGKVHLTFGHLNAAARAWERLIPCVYEPIPRAWLLHEIGRCHLESGNHRKAVELATRCLDTAEAAGSEKWTFHGRLLLGQSLTQLGRIAEAATVLRSLESAGEEAGDAHTLAYVRELIKRLALASDRQTRSANCLQISSKLHDLKEMDTAESSSVSSESVSDAGSESDHELIPVDLEPCCNGSSSSFAMTSKVESASAASDPGDPGNQEGGPGVNQDTISTGRTYNLSSPVVQRSLSTATTPKCRDVSDAETVSTRGEFARIFGPQ, encoded by the coding sequence ATGACAGACTGGTTCGCGGACTCCACCCTGGGCGCTAGGACGCCGTTGTGCCGCCCCAAACATCGGTTCAATCCCTTACCGAACGTCTTTCTACGAGGTGAAACCGCCACCGAGACATCCGACGAACCCCAGGAAACGACGATTGCCCACGCAGAAGCTCGCGCCCGCATCCGTCAGCGGAGGAATGGCTCGCGTCTGCTCAGAGGTACGGATCGACAATTTGCCGAGGCACTCCACAGAGAGGCGGACAACCTTCACTACAAAGGCGACTACGAGACTGCTCTGGTTCTCTATCACCGTGCGGCAAGCGTCTGCCCCAGAGACAGCAGCCACGGAGTAGCAGCACGACGTACAGCCGCGGCTATAAACGCGCTAACCCACCCGAGCAAAGCCTTGAATATGCTTCTACCCAAGACCAAAAACGGAGCTCAACAGGCTGCGGTGATCTGTCCCGAGTCTGCGGCCCTGAGGGCTTCACGCATCCTCGCCGAATCCTCGGACCCAGTTTCCGTCGTCCCTCAGATCCTTGGCTTCTTCGATAAGCGCACTGACTTCTGGCGAACTCCCAAGCCTCAAACGCCACCACAGCCACGCAGAAACGTGACCACCGTAGAGCGGAGAGCAGTGACAGTGACGGAAGGTATCAGGAGAATGGAGATGGCTTTGAACAACGGTGATCTGGTCACGGTACTCCGGATCGGTGACGAGGTCCGAATCAACCTGGACCACGACTTCTATACCGATTCGACAACGCTGCTCCGCTGCCAAGCAACGACCAATCGCCTCATCACCCTAGCTTACCTCGCTCTCAAACGACACGACCGTGCCACGGCTGCAGCGGCGAAGATGACGCGAGCTGCGTCAGCCATCGATGTTCCTCTTCTGATGACGCAGGCCCTGGTCACCCTGGGCAAGGTGCATCTGACCTTTGGCCACCTCAACGCGGCCGCCCGTGCCTGGGAGAGGCTGATACCCTGTGTTTATGAGCCGATACCTAGAGCCTGGCTGCTCCACGAGATCGGCAGGTGTCACCTTGAAAGTGGAAATCACAGGAAAGCCGTCGAGCTGGCCACCAGATGCTTGGATACTGCCGAAGCCGCCGGTTCCGAAAAGTGGACGTTTCACGGGCGGCTTCTTCTCGGCCAGAGTTTGACTCAACTGGGAAGAATTGCCGAGGCTGCAACCGTGCTGAGGAGCCTGGAATCCGCTGGGGAAGAAGCTGGCGATGCTCACACTCTCGCGTACGTTCGCGAACTGATCAAACGTCTCGCCCTGGCTTCAGACCGGCAGACTCGATCAGCTAATTGTCTTCAAATCAGCTCAAAGTTGCATGACCTTAAGGAAATGGACACCGCAGAATCATCTTCAGTTAGTTCCGAAAGCGTTTCCGATGCTGGCTCAGAGTCTGACCACGAGCTGATCCCTGTGGACCTTGAACCATGTTGTAATGGGTCGTCATCGTCGTTCGCGATGACGTCAAAGGTCGAATCAGCCTCGGCAGCTAGCGACCCGGGTGACCCTGGTAACCAGGAGGGTGGACCTGGCGTCAATCAAGACACCATCAGCACCGGACGTACCTACAATTTGTCCTCACCCGTCGTTCAACGTTCCTTATCAACCGCGACGACCCCGAAATGCCGGGATGTAAGCGATGCTGAGACGGTTTCCACCCGCGGGGAATTTGCGAGGATCTTCGGTCCTCAGTAA
- the LOC107224843 gene encoding outer dynein arm-docking complex subunit 4-like encodes MPTSGKTPNPGAGSSTKDILGAPVLYREWGYRFTRLEEYPYAIKAFNASQAHAEASDLRTLLGLSVALSRHTKYHEAAEVIDKCMEIDPQNLRVKWRRVETLFEIAEFGYSLIHAHQGMQQHEFPFELGVFQGNETVLDCIGRNTSPIALRELFPWIQRVQKRQMELIAKLGEEEDEFAAIDDENTRLKVNDPVAKLEAYLRQLHRVLAETYLGLMAHDKDTMEKTLNSSAVWSANAKSSKEIYALAEESYQKSCYRQDVLRIRKPYYTRRFNRKAWPLGHKRNVLHLKQIRRDNIIIEADFLLLRLHAARMKRDYPLFFQYLDRAKDKFESYSNRMFPFKQKCLNTIYKMAAWAYIDPRNLACLEGETKIRYLKHHLGIRVAKLPRDSDLGWVPTTNIKHALKVFRHRLSLASEPLELAWLFHDLCKLNFEILRFDLARFYAKKARDASANAKNEHWALNANHILLRIEVVQHNRNEAREAAQVAMLNAKRLGIDYLVDFYQNAIWLVDEIDFESRNGVDSIIKRQMLIVDLMPEELKNRVDFLFRSMNVVPARRRLSVMPGCKAFNYKFPMPCRRNSIFPAPPRDPEKEARNALLQQYAPTRGALGWVDFEDY; translated from the exons ATGCCTACCTCCGGCAAAACCCCGAATCCAGGCGCGGGTAGCAGCACTAAAGACATCTTGGGGGCGCCGGTTCTTTATCGAGAATGGGGCTACCGATTTACCCGCCTTGAAGAATATCCCTACGCCATCAAGGCTTTCAACGCGTCGCAAGCCCACGCGGAAGCCAGTGACCTCAGGACACTGCTAGGACTGAGCGTGGCTCTGAGTCGACACACGAAGTACCATGAGGCCGCTGAGGTCATCGACAAGTGCATGGAAATAG ACCCGCAGAACCTGCGGGTGAAATGGAGACGCGTCGAAACACTCTTTGAGATCGCGGAATTTGGCTACAGTCTGATACATGCGCACCAAGGAATGCAGCAGCACGAGTTCCCCTTTGAGTTGGGAGTATTTCAGGGAAACGAAACAGTCCTCGACTGTATTGGACGCAACACCTCGCCGATTGCCCTTAGAGAACTTTTCCCGTGGATTCAAAGAGTCCAGAAGCGACAAATGGAACTGATTGCAAAGCTcggcgaggaggaggacgagttTGCGG CCATCGACGACGAGAATACCAGGCTGAAGGTAAACGATCCGGTGGCAAAGTTGGAGGCCTATCTGAGACAGCTTCATCGCGTACTGGCTGAGACCTACCTAGGGCTGATGGCTCACGACAAAGACACGATGGAAAAGACCCTCAACTCTAGCGCAGTCTGGTCAGCGAATGCGAAAAGCAGCAAGGAGATTTACGCTTTGGCTGAAGAGTCATACCAGAAGTCCTGCTATCGACAAGACGTCCTCCGCATACGCAAACCCTACTACACCCGACGATTTAACCGGAAAGCCTGGCCGCTTGGACATAAGAGAAACGTTCTGCATCTGAAGCAGATCCGTCGTGACAATATCATTATTGAAGCGGATTTCCTGCTATTACGATTGCACGCTGCGAGAATGAAGCGAGATTACCCACTCTTCTTCCAGTACCTCGACCGCGCAAAGGACAAGTTCGAGTCTTATAGTAACCGAATGTTTCCATTCAAACAGAAGTGCCTGAACACTATATACAAGATGGCTGCCTGGGCCTACATAGACCCGAGAAATCTAGCTTGCCTCGAAGGTGAGACAAAGATACGCTATCTGAAACATCACCTGGGAATAAGAGTTGCCAAATTACCGCGGGACTCGGATCTTGGGTGGGTACCAACGACGAACATCAAGCACGCTCTCAAGGTCTTTCGTCACCGGCTTTCACTCGCCTCGGAACCCCTTGAACTCGCTTGGCTCTTTCACGATCTCTGCAAGCTCAACTTCGAGATACTGCGGTTTGACCTTGCTCGTTTTTACGCGAAAAAGGCGCGGGACGCGAGTGCCAATGCCAAGAACGAGCATTGGGCATTGAACGCGAATCATATTCTCCTCAGGATTGAGGTTGTGCAGCACAATCGAAACGAGGCGCGGGAGGCTGCTCAGGTCGCCATGCTGAACGCTAAACGCCTCGGCATCGATTACCTCGTCGATTTTTATCAGAATGCGATTTGGCTGGTCGACGAAATTGACTTCGAGTCGAGAAACGGAGTCGACAGCATCATAAAACGACAGATGCTTATCGTCGATCTAATGCCAGAGGAGTTGAAAAACCGCGTGGACTTTCTTTTCCGCAGTATGAACGTCGTCCCAGCCAGACGCCGACTCTCTGTCATGCCAGGCTGCAAGGCCTTCAATTACAAATTCCCCATGCCTTGTCGCCGAAATTCGATATTCCCTGCACCACCTAGAGATCCCGAAAAGGAAGCCCGGAATGCCTTACTCCAGCAGTACGCTCCCACTCGCGGTGCCCTCGGCTGGGTGGACTTTGAGGACTACTAA
- the LOC107224900 gene encoding uncharacterized protein LOC107224900: MALLYRFAQLPDRGGTRVFSFVVTRSVVRDPERDVTSKELVCGFQRWAVAFSRGDKVLGVYLVWRGAAPGLRVYVDFTFTLLNREHFSVNEGFSGKRVKFTYDAPAQGNRNYIPVSDLYSRNFADPNGEFQLELSMANVRTVYTAELRIPTGVFSAGQQKPEKLETGYFTFGGFDWNLVIYPLGDKDAINHETSVTAISASGPGAAASSTGHGRQEGRLSVYLARLTGFDHRCRVRYNVTLGEGDRRIESGHIEDLSDADGRGFGWHPRIRWSEIAHKGVVRVSLEMVEARTVSEVGVQALGLPVLPAAPCYDRDKQAWALRADLHSDTVRLHLVYKDIHNVPRNHLRYVGWTAYLMRGEEAVALPGAPFGRYYAQEAVDEGIIMETSLGVTEVKDVECPFITDKGQLRVRLEWNEGHLLFQATYHKYDDVCRVHNQQMRREIAALQAENYSLERQLFSYQQSLAFAQAQAQAQGQEPDVVDPDHHPHHHHHHHLERSASTDTEYA; the protein is encoded by the exons ATGGCTCTTCTGTACAGATTCGCGCAGCTGCCCGATCGCGGTGGTACGCGGGTCTTCTCATTCGTCGTAACGAGGAGCGTTGTCCGCGACCCAGAACGCGACGTAACCAGCAAGGAACTCGTTTGCGGCTTCCAGCGATGGGCTGTCGCCTTCTCACGCGGCGACAAG GTCCTGGGTGTTTACCTGGTATGGCGAGGAGCTGCGCCGGGTTTGCGAGTCTACGTCGACTTCACGTTCACCCTCCTTAACCGGGAGCACTTTTCAGTGAACGAAGGCTTCTCCGGGAAGCGGGTCAAGTTCACGTACGACGCCCCTGCCCAGGGTAACCGCAACTACATTCCAGTCTCGGATCTCTACAGTCGAAACTTCGCTGACCCCAACGGCGAATTCCAGCTCGAGTTGTCGATGGCTAACGTCCGCACTGTCTATACTGCTGAGCTGCGAATACCGACAGGAGTCTTCTCGGCGGGACAGCAAAAACCGGAGAAGCTGGAGACCGGGTACTTCACATTCGGCGGGTTTGACTGGAATCTCGTGATCTACCCGTTGGGAGACAAAGATGCCATCAACCACGAGACTAGCGTTACGGCTATTTCAGCTTCTGGTCCGGGCGCCGCAGCCTCATCTACGGGTCACGGCAGGCAGGAGGGACGGCTGAGCGTTTACTTGGCAAGGCTGACGGGCTTCGATCACCGATGCCGAGTGCGTTACAATGTCACCCTGGGTGAGGGGGACCGAAGGATAGAGTCCGGGCACATCGAGGACCTTTCGGACGCCGACGGCCGCGGTTTTGGCTGGCATCCGCGGATCCGGTGGTCCGAAATAGCCCATAAGGGCGTCGTTCGCGTTTCGCTCGAGATGGTCGAGGCGCGTACCGTTTCCGAGGTGGGGGTTCAAGCCCTGGGGCTGCCGGTTTTGCCGGCGGCGCCGTGCTACGACCGTGACAAACAAGCCTGGGCACTCAGGGCGGACCTTCATTCGGACACGGTGAGGCTGCACCTCGTCTACAAGGACATCCACAACGTACCGAGGAACCATCTCCGGTATGTCGGGTGGACTGCGTACTTGATGAGAGGCGAGGAGGCCGTTGCTCTGCCTGGAGCACCGTTCGGCCGGTACTACGCTCAGGAGGCAGTCGACGAGGGTATAATAATGGAGACCAGCCTCGGTGTCACGGAGGTCAAGGATGTCGAGTGTCCGTTCATAACTGACAAGGGGCAGCTCAGGGTGCGGCTTGAGTGGAATGAGGGCCATCTGCTCTTTCAGGCCACCTATCACAAGTACGACGACGTTTGTCGTGTTCACAATCAGCAAATGCGCAGAGAGATCGCCGCCCTTCAAGCCGAGAACTACTCCCTCGAGCGGCAGCTCTTCAGCTACCAGCAGAGCCTCGCCTTCGCTCAGGCCCAGGCTCAGGCTCAGGGACAGGAACCGGACGTCGTTGACCCCGACCATCATCCccatcatcaccatcatcacCATCTCGAACGCTCGGCGTCAACCGACACGGAATACGCCTGA
- the LOC107224879 gene encoding solute carrier family 52, riboflavin transporter, member 3-A, with translation MTLAQRFSNRRLLVDALALTFGIGAWIGVNGIFVQLPLLVENAPEEWHLPVYMTLVVQLANIGPILYSFYIKYMSRAHDHLLIYILLGGGTIGMICLIFVHENTSHIFGKESSTALLSLMFVAALVGCTSSVLFMPYMRNYREIYLVSYLVGEGLSGFLPSIIALIQGVGGNAQCVETANSTADNPSYTEYVPDPRFSTSVFFTLLSVILFLSFSAFIALNTLPISRGERVKPPGSTEALPTDPDAAPTFKINSGWKMPRRTYIYLLAMMAVICALGNAVLSGVQPYACLPYGNVAYHLAVTLGAIASPLAMCIGFVVKNPRVDVLSLLTAGILALAGFVSYLAVKSPAPPMQHMWIGEFVVVVAWIIVSGLIGFVKLAITTLFRPDPGRGLFYTGVATQIGSLSGAVLMYCLVKFADIFVKYNPCDDFAGVPSS, from the exons ATGACGCTCGCTCAACGCTTCAGCAACAGACGTCTCTTGGTAGATGCTCTCGCCCTAACCTTTGGCATTGGAGCATGGATCGGGGTCAACGGAATTTTCGTCCAACTACCCCTGCTCGTCGAAAACGCCCCAGAGGAATGGCACCTTCCCGTTTACATGACGCTGGTCGTCCAGCTGGCAAACATCGGTCCGATACTTTACAGCTTTTATATCAA GTACATGAGCCGGGCACATGATCATCTGTTAATATACATTCTCTTGGGCGGCGGTACGATTGGAATGATTTGCTTGATCTTTGTTCACGAGAACACGTCTCACATATTCGGTAAAGAGAGTTCCACGGCTCTGCTGAGTCTGATGTTCGTTGCGGCGTTGGTCGGCTGCACCAGCTCGGTTCTCTTCATGCCCTACATGCGTAACTACAGAGAGATATACCTGGTCTCTTACCTCGTGGGCGAAGGGCTGAGCGGATTTTTACCCAGTATCATAGCCTTGATACAAGGGGTCGGTGGTAATGCACAGTGTGTCGAAACGGCGAATTCAACCGCCGATAACCCCAGCTACACGGAGTACGTTCCAGACCCTAGGTTTTCGACCTCAGTGTTCTTCACCCTTCTCAGCGTCATCCTGTTCCTAAGCTTCTCCGCTTTCATTGCCCTAAATACCCTTCCCATCAGCCGCGGCGAACGCGTCAAGCCACCCGGAAGTACCGAAGCCCTTCCAACCGACCCCGACGCCGCCCCGACCTTCAAGATTAATTCGGGATGGAAAATGCCGAGGCGAACTTACATCTACCTCTTGGCCATGATGGCCGTCATATGCGCCCTGGGAAACGCTGTGCTCTCAGGTGTACAGCCCTACGCCTGCCTGCCATACGGCAACGTGGCTTATCATTTGGCCGTCACTTTGGGGGCGATAGCCAGTCCTCTAGCCATGTGCATCGGCTTCGTCGTCAAGAATCCCCGAGTCGACGTCCTGAGCCTTTTGACGGCGGGTATCCTCGCCCTGGCAGGTTTCGTGTCTTACTTGGCAGTCAAGTCGCCTGCACCACCTATGCAGCACATGTGGATTGGCGaattcgtcgtcgtcgttgccTGGATAATCGTCAGTGGACTTATCGGTTTCGTTAAACTCGCCATTACTACACTGTTCCGACCAGATCCTGGCAGGGGATTATTCTACACGGGGGTGGCGACGCAGATTGGCTCGTTAAGCGGGGCTGTGCTCATGTACTGTTTAGTCAAATTCGCCGACATATTTGTGAAGTACAATCCTTGTGATGACTTTGCAGGCGTTCCCAGCAGTTAG
- the LOC107224905 gene encoding solute carrier family 52, riboflavin transporter, member 3-A-like, producing the protein MPRLARCSGNRGMTRRRFLIDVLIVMFGISAWVGVNGIYVQLPLLVLTAPEGWSLPAYIVVIVQAANIGPVLYALSRKFFPNLCKESAWISSLLILGSVAMGTLAFVYETKTSINGTEHSVALLALIFFTALVGCSSSVLFVPYLRNFHEVHLVSFFVGEGLSGLLPSAVALVQGVGGNEECKSPESNSTNDTASSNHEVPHFSPKIYFLFLFSLLVASTCAFWILECSLVSQDKSDPKLSTVFRTPLPHCNQCPSHENLSSGIPKFETRIAEEVTEATSLQSDTTIAYNGVVRSYLYVLIGLICFAGNGFLPGIQSYSCLPYGNVAYHLTVTLAHLSNPIACVLALWMPPPGPRGITKVSTLAVIASTYVTWLAFSSPTPPWRGTTLGTILVVLAWIALTGLVTYAKLSITAIFRRESGATSLFYVGVVTQAGSVAGAIFSFVLTNYSTLLTPYKSCIPSS; encoded by the coding sequence ATGCCACGTCTAGCAAGGTGCAGCGGAAATCGGGGAATGACTCGACGTCGATTCCTAATCGACGTCCTGATAGTAATGTTTGGGATCTCAGCGTGGGTTGGCGTCAACGGAATCTACGTCCAGCTGCCTTTGCTGGTGTTGACGGCTCCCGAGGGCTGGTCATTGCCAGCTTACATCGTCGTAATCGTACAAGCCGCTAACATTGGTCCCGTGCTCTACGCCTTATCCCGGAAATTCTTCCCCAACCTCTGCAAAGAGTCAGCCTGGATATCAAGCCTTCTCATTCTTGGAAGCGTAGCCATGGGCACCCTGGCCTTTGTCTACGAAACAAAGACCAGCATCAACGGGACCGAACACAGCGTAGCTCTTCTCGCTCTCATATTTTTTACCGCCCTGGTGGGCTGCTCAAGCTCCGTCCTCTTCGTTCCCTACCTCAGGAACTTCCACGAGGTTCACCTTGTCTCGTTTTTCGTCGGCGAGGGGCTCAGCGGGCTGCTTCCTAGTGCGGTAGCCCTCGTTCAGGGCGTTGGCGGAAACGAAGAGTGTAAATCACCCGAGTCGAATTCAACCAACGACACCGCATCGTCCAATCACGAAGTTCCCCACTTCTCACCCAAAATTTATTTCCTCTTCCTGTTCAGTTTGCTTGTTGCTTCCACCTGTGCCTTCTGGATACTCGAGTGCTCCTTGGTCTCTCAAGACAAGAGTGACCCGAAGTTATCGACGGTGTTCCGCACCCCGTTACCCCATTGCAATCAGTGTCCATCTCACGAAAATCTCTCCTCCGGAATTCCGAAGTTCGAGACCCGTATAGCCGAAGAAGTCACCGAAGCGACCAGCCTGCAATCAGACACGACAATTGCATACAACGGTGTCGTCAGAAGTTACCTCTACGTCTTGATCGGTTTAATCTGCTTCGCGGGAAATGGATTCCTACCAGGGATACAGTCGTATTCGTGCCTCCCTTACGGCAATGTCGCTTACCACTTGACGGTCACCCTGGCCCATCTATCGAATCCCATTGCGTGCGTTCTCGCTCTGTGGATGCCTCCGCCGGGTCCACGCGGCATCACAAAAGTATCGACCTTGGCAGTTATCGCCAGCACATATGTCACTTGGCTGGCATTCTCGTCACCGACGCCACCCTGGCGCGGCACCACCCTCGGCACAATCCTCGTCGTGCTTGCCTGGATCGCCCTGACAGGCCTCGTGACCTACGCGAAACTCTCCATCACCGCGATATTCAGACGAGAATCAGGGGCCACCTCGTTGTTTTACGTCGGCGTCGTCACTCAGGCGGGATCCGTTGCTGGTGCCATATTCTCTTTCGTTCTTACCAACTATTCTACCCTTCTTACTCCATACAAGTCTTGTATTCCTTCCTCGTGA